In Chloracidobacterium sp., the following proteins share a genomic window:
- a CDS encoding GNAT family N-acetyltransferase codes for MANGNETTLRDCRFLSNDHFGPLYATFIEAFSDYVYPFALTETQFRNHINLNAVDLSRTAGCFSDGRLVGFSLNGFGEWEGRPTVYDAGTGVIPSMRRRGISEAMFEMMMPVFKERSISQSLLEVITKNGGAIRLYEKLGFSTIRELALLQCDGKVKPAVSAADVTIREITDPDWKLLTSFWDGRPSWQNSVEAVNRSLPLKRILGAFQDGVCVGYIIFSSSFGRVAQMAVDTAHRNRGIGTALLNAMQGETTSGYSLQLINIDRSLTNAVAFFRRRGFYERLTQFEMLKSL; via the coding sequence ATGGCAAATGGAAACGAAACCACCTTGCGCGACTGCCGATTTCTCAGCAATGACCATTTCGGCCCGCTCTATGCGACGTTCATTGAGGCATTTTCCGATTATGTTTATCCTTTTGCCCTTACGGAAACACAGTTTCGCAACCACATCAATCTCAACGCCGTGGACCTCAGCCGGACGGCCGGCTGTTTCTCCGATGGTCGGCTCGTAGGCTTTTCGCTCAATGGATTTGGCGAGTGGGAAGGCCGTCCGACGGTTTACGATGCCGGCACGGGCGTGATCCCTTCGATGCGGCGTCGCGGGATAAGCGAGGCGATGTTTGAGATGATGATGCCCGTCTTTAAGGAGCGTTCGATATCGCAATCTCTCCTCGAGGTCATCACGAAAAACGGCGGGGCGATCAGGCTCTACGAGAAGCTCGGATTTTCTACCATCCGCGAACTCGCACTACTCCAGTGCGACGGCAAGGTCAAGCCCGCTGTGTCAGCGGCAGATGTCACGATCCGCGAAATAACTGATCCTGACTGGAAACTGCTGACCTCATTCTGGGACGGCCGCCCCTCGTGGCAAAACTCGGTCGAGGCGGTCAATCGCAGCCTGCCGCTCAAACGCATCCTCGGGGCCTTTCAGGACGGCGTCTGCGTCGGATATATCATATTCTCGTCGAGTTTTGGCCGCGTCGCACAGATGGCAGTTGACACGGCCCACCGCAATCGCGGCATCGGGACCGCGCTGCTAAACGCAATGCAGGGTGAGACGACGTCTGGATATTCGCTCCAGCTAATAAACATCGACCGCTCCCTGACCAATGCCGTCGCATTCTTCCGCCGCCGCGGCTTCTACGAACGCCTCACCCAGTTCGAAATGCTCAAATCTCTCTAA
- the ispH gene encoding 4-hydroxy-3-methylbut-2-enyl diphosphate reductase yields MQVLLADEYGFCFGVERAVEMVEEAVAAGETVRSLGPLIHNKQEMQRLAHEGVTAINEPVQIQRGETAVIRAHGVTPTVQQELEEKASKVVDATCPFVTRVQRLAARAAAKDRHVVVVGDPDHPEMIGVKGYAPEHAFVIRDETEVALLPRLRKPLVVSQTTIKSKTFFDTAEAVKAKTDDEVELVNTICSATRDRQEAARALAGMVDAFYIIGGRHSSNSIKLLAVCKEQCDKSFLIETEEEINDADLMGVERVGVTAGASTPDWLIQKIVKHLESVGRNQPPTLQP; encoded by the coding sequence ATGCAAGTTCTGCTGGCGGATGAATACGGGTTCTGTTTCGGTGTCGAGCGTGCCGTTGAGATGGTCGAGGAGGCTGTCGCCGCGGGCGAGACCGTCCGCAGTCTCGGCCCGTTGATCCATAACAAGCAGGAGATGCAGCGTCTCGCGCACGAGGGCGTCACGGCGATCAACGAGCCGGTACAGATCCAGCGCGGCGAGACGGCCGTGATCCGCGCGCACGGCGTTACGCCCACGGTGCAGCAGGAGCTTGAGGAGAAAGCGTCAAAGGTCGTCGATGCGACGTGTCCATTCGTGACACGCGTGCAGCGCCTGGCCGCCCGTGCGGCGGCAAAGGACAGGCACGTTGTGGTTGTAGGCGACCCTGACCATCCTGAGATGATCGGTGTAAAAGGCTACGCACCGGAGCACGCGTTTGTCATCCGGGACGAGACCGAGGTTGCATTGCTTCCGCGATTGAGAAAGCCGCTTGTCGTGTCGCAGACGACCATCAAATCAAAGACCTTCTTTGACACGGCCGAGGCGGTCAAGGCGAAGACCGACGACGAGGTCGAGCTCGTTAATACCATCTGCTCCGCCACACGCGACCGCCAGGAAGCGGCGCGCGCACTGGCCGGCATGGTAGATGCCTTTTACATCATCGGCGGCCGGCATTCGTCAAACAGCATCAAGCTGCTTGCCGTCTGCAAGGAGCAGTGTGATAAGAGTTTCCTGATCGAGACGGAAGAAGAGATCAATGACGCCGACCTGATGGGCGTCGAGCGCGTGGGCGTTACGGCCGGTGCCTCAACACCTGATTGGCTGATCCAGAAGATCGTAAAACACCTCGAATCCGTCGGCCGCAACCAACCGCCGACGCTACAGCCTTAA
- a CDS encoding B12-binding domain-containing radical SAM protein, giving the protein MKILLYNPDNGITRNFMPHLWMFLLQSLTPAEHEVILIDGNAKAMTRRELVQFCKDENVGLVGIGSMTRMVARAYLVADALREAGFKVVMGGPHVTECPDEALGRDGGPRHADAVALGEADEYWADMVNDAAAGTLKEVYQPKLDEKGNDVKPSLQPYPHIPWESFDLEQFSLVPRALRPVMSKFGKGWGKFFVVPIETGRGCPYGCEFCTVTGFFGDSIRFRTNESVVEELLRLKARARKEKGQIAVFFIDDNLAINKKRLKSLLRDIIAAGAHMPWVAQISANLLGDEELVDLIARSGGRWIFIGMESIDPANMADVNKQFSRPENYQAVLEGLRKRNIYAITSFIFGMDNDTKGVSDRTVDEIETWAPGLPVFGQLTPFPATPLYERLEASGRLRRPKHWLDFAPFVMAHDPLKMSIEDAKAETFNAWSRSYSPERNHQAIESIREAPIQVRISHLVARLCFRGIYFPQMSKLAWAKLIFQNRRPIISLTREGVRKWRAFRKHRRVSTEPLPSSQ; this is encoded by the coding sequence ATGAAGATATTGCTCTACAATCCGGATAACGGTATTACGCGCAATTTCATGCCGCACCTCTGGATGTTTCTGCTTCAGTCACTGACGCCGGCCGAGCACGAGGTGATCCTGATCGACGGTAATGCTAAAGCAATGACGCGGCGCGAGCTGGTTCAGTTCTGCAAGGACGAGAATGTGGGCCTGGTCGGTATCGGCTCGATGACCCGAATGGTCGCGCGGGCTTATCTCGTTGCCGACGCCTTGCGCGAGGCGGGTTTTAAGGTGGTAATGGGCGGCCCGCACGTGACGGAATGCCCGGATGAGGCGCTGGGGCGCGATGGCGGCCCTCGCCATGCTGATGCAGTTGCTCTTGGCGAGGCTGATGAATATTGGGCCGACATGGTCAATGATGCGGCAGCAGGAACACTCAAAGAGGTCTATCAGCCCAAACTCGACGAAAAGGGCAATGATGTAAAGCCGTCACTCCAGCCGTATCCTCATATCCCGTGGGAATCATTCGACCTCGAGCAGTTCTCACTGGTCCCGCGGGCCTTGCGGCCTGTGATGTCAAAGTTCGGAAAGGGTTGGGGCAAGTTCTTCGTTGTCCCCATCGAGACCGGCCGCGGATGTCCCTACGGATGTGAGTTCTGTACAGTAACGGGCTTCTTTGGCGATTCTATCCGCTTTCGCACCAATGAGAGCGTGGTCGAAGAACTCCTCCGGCTAAAGGCTCGTGCGCGTAAGGAAAAGGGCCAGATCGCGGTGTTCTTTATTGACGACAACCTTGCGATAAACAAGAAGCGGCTGAAATCGCTCTTGCGCGACATCATCGCGGCCGGCGCTCATATGCCGTGGGTCGCGCAGATCAGTGCAAACCTGCTTGGGGACGAGGAACTCGTAGATCTCATCGCACGGTCGGGCGGGCGCTGGATCTTCATCGGCATGGAATCCATCGACCCGGCGAACATGGCCGATGTCAACAAGCAATTCTCGCGGCCTGAGAACTATCAGGCAGTTCTCGAAGGGCTCAGGAAGCGCAATATCTACGCGATCACGTCATTCATCTTTGGCATGGATAATGACACAAAAGGCGTATCGGACCGAACTGTGGATGAGATCGAGACTTGGGCCCCGGGCCTGCCGGTATTCGGCCAGCTCACGCCGTTTCCGGCGACGCCGCTTTATGAACGGCTCGAAGCGTCGGGCCGCCTCCGTCGGCCGAAGCATTGGCTCGATTTCGCCCCATTCGTAATGGCCCACGACCCGCTCAAGATGTCGATCGAAGATGCGAAGGCTGAGACCTTTAACGCATGGTCACGCTCCTACAGCCCGGAGCGCAACCATCAAGCCATCGAGTCGATCCGAGAGGCACCGATCCAGGTCCGCATCAGCCACCTCGTGGCCCGGCTCTGTTTTAGGGGCATCTATTTTCCGCAGATGAGCAAACTTGCGTGGGCTAAACTGATATTTCAGAACCGGCGGCCGATCATCAGCCTCACTCGCGAGGGCGTCCGCAAATGGCGGGCGTTCAGGAAACATCGGCGTGTGAGCACGGAACCCTTGCCGAGCTCTCAGTAG
- a CDS encoding metallophosphoesterase, translated as MVKFLHIADVHLGCTRYQLAESPQDFFDAWIDVLERYAIGEGVNFVIICGDFFHKRAVPPETMNHAVKGLTMMRDAGIPVIAIEGNHDQKHTDSEFSWLRSLSSWGLLTLLEPMHSEGNISYQPWDEATRKGGFIDIGRVRIFGSDWYGASANWAIPMLTRAIKENRRDGAFHILMLHTDVEGHQVHPIPALSMDALKELKSAVEYVGLGHTHKHYEIDNWAFNPGSIEVTNISEYRETRGVFVVEVGDDKSVSARHIDEYRYRPFQQMVFDVTGYADAQRLVADLLDTVGRDAQPTESDRPQPIIEISLRGQLGFPNSLLELQKLRDTARDIRGALHVRIKNHTVPVDYLDSADELDDTGRERLERRVIADLIRRDSRYKARPDDLTEAVIGAKRMALGDEPPDKIADLIAQKACPA; from the coding sequence ATGGTGAAATTCCTTCATATCGCCGATGTGCATCTGGGCTGTACTCGCTATCAGTTGGCCGAGAGCCCCCAGGATTTTTTCGATGCATGGATCGACGTCCTCGAGCGGTATGCCATAGGCGAAGGGGTCAATTTTGTCATCATTTGCGGTGATTTTTTTCACAAGCGGGCTGTGCCGCCTGAGACAATGAATCACGCCGTCAAGGGACTCACAATGATGCGGGATGCGGGTATCCCGGTGATCGCGATCGAGGGAAATCACGACCAGAAACATACCGACAGCGAATTTAGCTGGCTGCGTTCGCTGTCAAGCTGGGGGCTGCTCACCTTACTTGAGCCCATGCATTCCGAAGGGAACATCTCATACCAACCGTGGGACGAGGCGACACGCAAAGGCGGCTTTATAGATATCGGCAGGGTGCGGATCTTCGGCTCTGACTGGTACGGTGCTTCCGCGAACTGGGCCATTCCGATGCTTACGCGGGCGATCAAAGAGAACCGCCGCGACGGCGCGTTTCACATACTCATGCTTCACACTGACGTGGAAGGGCATCAGGTGCATCCGATCCCGGCACTGTCAATGGATGCACTGAAGGAACTCAAGTCGGCGGTCGAATACGTCGGACTAGGACATACGCACAAGCACTACGAGATAGACAACTGGGCTTTCAATCCGGGCTCGATCGAGGTGACGAATATCAGCGAGTACCGGGAAACGCGAGGTGTTTTCGTTGTTGAGGTCGGTGACGATAAAAGTGTTTCGGCGCGGCATATCGATGAGTATCGTTATCGGCCGTTTCAGCAGATGGTGTTCGATGTGACGGGTTACGCCGATGCGCAGCGGCTGGTGGCCGACCTGCTTGACACCGTAGGACGCGACGCCCAGCCGACCGAATCTGATAGGCCGCAGCCGATCATCGAGATCTCGTTGCGAGGGCAGCTTGGCTTTCCAAACTCGCTGCTTGAGTTGCAGAAACTTAGGGACACGGCCCGTGACATTAGGGGCGCTCTGCACGTCCGCATTAAGAACCACACGGTGCCTGTTGATTATCTCGATTCGGCCGATGAACTCGATGATACGGGCCGCGAGAGGCTCGAGAGGCGCGTGATCGCTGATCTGATCCGGCGTGACAGCCGCTATAAGGCGCGTCCGGACGACCTGACCGAGGCGGTGATCGGGGCCAAACGAATGGCTCTCGGTGACGAACCGCCGGACAAGATAGCCGATCTTATCGCTCAAAAGGCATGCCCGGCGTGA
- a CDS encoding alpha/beta fold hydrolase: MPKTTRLFKSFLRLLLPALFLLVAAVASGSVWLVYTSARPYRAPYLVTPEKFGQLSARAAQVTEETWPNRDGSSSRGWLLRGTDGAPAVILYHKYGADRSYVLNLGVKLNESTNFTVLMPDLRGHGEKPNVENASFGGCEAEDAGSALEFLRGLRTPNQITLVGKNIGIYGVEMGAGVALTAAARDQSVKAIALDSVPENADSVLRETIERRYPFASSATTKLAKLGTRLYFFDGCYQREQSCDTGRKLADRDVLLLAGVDAADFQDSTARLSKCLPSSNRIQTKLDLSPSGFRIINASMEQSEAYDQRLIDFFRDSLSN; encoded by the coding sequence ATGCCCAAAACGACACGCCTCTTTAAGAGTTTTCTTCGTCTGCTTCTACCTGCCTTATTCCTGCTGGTCGCCGCCGTTGCTTCCGGCTCGGTGTGGCTTGTCTATACCTCGGCCCGGCCATACCGCGCACCGTATTTGGTAACCCCGGAGAAATTCGGGCAACTGAGTGCTCGCGCCGCTCAGGTCACCGAAGAGACATGGCCAAATCGCGACGGCAGTTCGTCGCGAGGATGGCTATTGCGTGGGACCGACGGGGCACCCGCCGTCATCCTGTATCACAAATACGGGGCCGACCGGTCGTATGTTCTGAATCTGGGCGTCAAGCTGAATGAGTCGACCAATTTCACCGTGCTGATGCCGGATCTGCGCGGCCATGGCGAGAAACCGAACGTTGAGAACGCGAGCTTTGGCGGCTGCGAGGCAGAAGACGCCGGGTCGGCCCTCGAATTCCTGCGCGGGCTCCGAACGCCGAATCAGATCACGCTCGTCGGCAAGAATATCGGTATTTATGGCGTTGAAATGGGCGCCGGCGTTGCCCTGACGGCCGCGGCCCGCGACCAAAGCGTGAAGGCTATTGCATTGGATTCGGTCCCGGAGAATGCTGATAGCGTGCTTCGCGAGACGATCGAGCGTCGGTATCCTTTCGCCAGTTCGGCAACGACGAAGCTTGCAAAGCTCGGCACGCGCCTCTATTTCTTTGATGGCTGCTATCAGCGTGAGCAATCGTGTGACACGGGCAGGAAGCTTGCCGATCGCGATGTGCTGCTGCTCGCGGGCGTCGATGCCGCAGACTTTCAGGACTCAACAGCCCGACTGAGCAAGTGTTTGCCGTCATCGAACCGCATCCAGACCAAGCTCGATCTCAGCCCGTCAGGCTTCAGGATCATTAACGCCTCTATGGAACAATCCGAGGCCTATGATCAGCGGCTGATCGACTTTTTCCGTGACTCACTAAGTAACTAG